The Portunus trituberculatus isolate SZX2019 unplaced genomic scaffold, ASM1759143v1 PGA_scaffold_523__9_contigs__length_663829, whole genome shotgun sequence genome has a window encoding:
- the LOC123500980 gene encoding uncharacterized protein LOC123500980: MSEDKKTVFASPSDCATLDLRLIPEFDGQSHPVVEWLEKLELVCKLRGITELHNVAPLRLSAGAFSVYQQLSKQFVARKLRDGEPVDVYLADLRRLAEHFGGIPDEGLSCAFVAGLPEAARHVLRAGCRLETMGICQLLNRARAVLADVSLGVGSPPHVSCLAQHAATPACWTKERVRVVTVSGEPYECMGSGVVKVCLASGVSVHTDVVFGLEEEQGLAVAAANSPDIDERDFKVTFDTETKQWTQNKQKVRPVLDFRELNTHLNLHTAEADVCTEKIREWHRRGQKVSLMDLRKAYLQIHVHKSLWPYQTVVFRGKRYCLTRLGFGINIASLVLKKVLDRILSWDEKIYSATSPYLDDILVDETIVTAAALENRLRSYGLVCKPPKRVYDGTRVLGIRVWGEGRGLVWRRDNETGEPPEKLTRRRVFPVCGQLTSHLPVCGWLRVATSYIKRRANAASSSWDDEITDPGLLAMLTETLGRVKKADPARGRWDVAGDEAALWVDASSLALGAVLEVNGEVIEDACWLRRNDCTHINLAELDAAIKGLNLAVSWNMKKLALMTDSRTVYHWLQDTLSGKARLKTKACSEMLIRRRLETFKAVTVEFNLHLEIKFVSSSMNRADELTRVPKKWMSLTNDYVSCTAVTAVSDQDIANIHETTGHPGIRRTLFFCRKLYPGVQREQVRNVVLHCRECQSIDPAPAKWQKGELGVPNIWDRVSMDICHVHNEHYLTLIDCGPTRYAIWRKLRCQDAICVIEQLESVFYERGAPRELLTDNAASFRSSTFNNFASRWGMAVRYRCANVPSGNGISERNHRTVKTIQARKSCSVPEAVYRYNTLPRGNDAGSSPANMIFCYEFRLLGIDGASQHDQAAEDDEEEMLITVDNSTAS; this comes from the exons ATGAGTGAAGATAAGAAGACAGTTTTTGCCAGCCCAAGTGACTGTGCTACCTTAGACCTGCGCCTCATCCCAGAATTTGATGGCCAGTCTCATCCAGTTGTGGAGTGGCTGGAGAAACTGGAGCTCGTGTGCAAGTTGCGTGGGATCACTGAGCTGCACAATGTCGCACCGCTACGACTCTCCGCTGGGGCGTTCTCAGTGTACCAACAGCTTTCAA AGCAGTTTGTCGCCCGAAAGTTACGTGATGGTGAGCCGGTTGATGTATACTTGGCCGACTTACGCCGCCTCGCTGAGCACTTCGGTGGTATTCCTGATGAAGGTCTAAGTTGTGCGTTCGTGGCCGGCCTTCCTGAAGCTGCTCGTCATGTCTTGAGAGCTGGTTGTCGCTTGGAAACCATGGGTATCTGCCAGCTCCTGAATCGCGCCCGAGCCGTCCTGGCGGATGTCAGTTTGGGTGTCGGGTCACCACCACACGTTTCCTGTCTCGCTCAGCATGCAGCGACTCCTGCCTG TTGGACCAAAGAAAGGGTCAGGGTTGTGACTGTGAGTGGGGAACCTTACGAGTGCATGGGGTCGGGAGTGGTGAAGGTTTGCCTGGCGTCGGGAGTGTCCGTGCAC ACGGATGTAGTGTTTGGTTTAGAGGAAGAGCAGGGTTTGGCTGTGGCGGCTGCTAACTCGCCAGACATTGATGAAAGGGATTTTAAAGTGACCTTTGACACCGAAACAAAACAGTGGACA caaaacaaacaaaaggtcCGCCCCGTGCTCGACTTCCGAGAATTAAATACCCATCTTAATCTGCACACAGCTGAAGCGGACGTGTGTACAGAGAAGATACGTGAGTGGCACCGTCGCGGTCAAAAAGTTTCTCTCATGGACTTGCGCAAGGCGTACCTACAAATCCACGTACACAAGTCCCTCTGGCCTTATCAAACCGTTGTGTTCCGTGGAAAAAGGTACTGCCTAACAAGGTTAGGATTTGGGATAAACATCGCCTCTCTCGTCCTCAAAAAGGTTCTGGATCGCATTCTGAGTTGGGACGAAAAGATTTATAGCGCCACTTCTCCTTACCTGGACGATATCCTCGTGGACGAAACCATCGTGACGGCAGCGGCTTTGGAAAATCGTCTGAGAAGCTATGGCTTGGTGTGCAAACCACCTAAGCGGGTGTATGATGGGACTCGGGTGTTAGGCATCAGAGTCTGGGGGGAGGGTCGCGGCCTCGTTTGGAGACGCGACAATGAGACTGGTGAACCACCGGAGAAGTTAACAAGGCGGCGTGTATTTCCAGTCTGCGGCCAGTTAACAAGCCATCTACCTGTCTGTGGCTGGCTACGGGTAGCAACATCATACATCAAAAGACGTGCTAACGCAGCTTCCTCTTCCTGGGACGATGAAATCACGGATCCCGGCCTGCTTGCGATGCTCACAGAAACCCTCGGACGTGTAAAGAAAGCTGACCCAGCCCGGGGACGGTGGGACGTGGCAGGAGACGAAGCAGCTTTGTGGGTCGACGCAAGCTCTCTTGCGTTGGGAGCAGTGTTAGAGGTGAATGGCGAAGTGATCGAGGATGCTTGTTGGTTACGCCGCAACGACTGTACGCACATAAACCTTGCGGAGCTAGATGCTGCTATCAAAGGCCTAAATCTCGCCGTCTCCTGGAATATGAAAAAACTGGCTCTAATGACAGATTCCCGTACAGTATACCATTGGCTCCAGGACACTTTATCAGGAAAGGCACGTTTGAAGACCAAAGCCTGTAGTGAAATGTTGATTCGGCGACGATTGGAAACTTTTAAAGCGGTAACCGTGGAGTTTAACTTGCACCTTGAGATCAAGTTTGTGTCTTCGAGCATGAACAGAGCCGACGAGTTGACGAGAGTGCCAAAAAAGTGGATGTCTTTGACAAATGATTACGTGTCCTGTACGGCTGTCACCGCCGTGTCTGACCAGGACATCGCAAATATCCACGAAACAACTGGCCATCCAGGAATCAGACGCACGCTATTCTTCTGTAGAAAACTTTACCCTGGTGTTCAACGTGAGCAAGTGCGTAATGTCGTGCTACATTGTCGGGAGTGCCAGTCAATTGATCCTGCGCCGGCGAAGTGGCAGAAAGGGGAGTTAGGGGTCCCCAATATCTGGGACAGAGTTAGCATGGACATTTGCCACGTTCACAATGAACATTACCTGACACTGATCGACTGCGGGCCGACGCGTTATGCCATCTGGAGAAAACTGAGATGTCAGGACGCGATTTGTGTTATTGAACAACTGGAATCTGTGTTTTATGAGCGTGGAGCACCCCGCGAATTGCTAACCGACAACGCTGCCAGCTTCCGTAGCTCGACGTTCAACAATTTTGCAAGTCGCTGGGGCATGGCCGTCAGGTACCGGTGTGCCAATGTTCCATCGGGTAACGGGATATCAGAGAGGAATCACAGAACAGTCAAGACCATACAAGCACGAAAAAGTTGTTCTGTGCCGGAAGCTGTATACAGGTACAACACCCTGCCAAGGGGGAACGATGCTGGGTCTTCCCCTGCTAACATGATATTCTGTTACGAATTTAGACTGCTTGGTATTGATGGAGCCTCCCAACATGATCAAGCggctgaagatgatgaagaagagatgcTCATCACCGTGGATAACTCTACAGCGAGT